The nucleotide window AGTCGAAAAACGCCATTGTATCCGTATTGAATAATAATGGCAGTCCTAATTTTTCTTGATAAAAGGCAGTGGCTCTTTCAATGTTTTTTACAGGTATTCCAATCTGGCCGATTTTTTGTACTGGATTTGACTGCATTATTTGCCTCCTAATAATGGTTTTTCAAAAACTCCTTGATATCTATGTCGATGATCTCCAGATGAGCAGTGGACGGAAAATGTCCCATCTGATACTGTTTCAATTCTAGCTGCTCACCTAAAAGTCCTTCCGTTTTCTGGGAAATTTTGTTTCCTGGGAAAAATACATCCTCTGTTCCCGTTATGACAAGCGTGGGGGCAGTGTAATCTCTCAGCTCATTCGCAACAGTCAGTTTTGGCATTTCCTGTTCAAGGGTTGTATGTTTGAAAATATTGCCGATGATGCTTTCATCCAGCTGTTTCATGCTATTAGAGGACATCACATCGGCAATTTTGCGCAGGCTTTTGACAGATCCGTTCATCTTGTAAAAAATCATTGGGACAAGGATTTCCTTGATCATTTTCATTTTTGAGCCCAGGCAGATTCCAGCTGGAGCGACAAGGATAGCGCACTGGATTCTTTCCGGCATAAATGCCGCAAGCCTGAGGATAATGCCGCCTCCGTAAGATGGACCGATAAATCCGCATTTCTCAATCCTGTAATGGTCCATCAAGTCGGCAATCCACTCAGCAAAGCTGCTGTCTGAGGCAGATATTCTTGTTTCGTCACTGTAACCCGGATGTCCGATAGTGTCAGGTGCATAGACCTTATACTCCCCAAGCAAGCCTTTGAACCAGGACAAGGTGACTGGATTGATGCAATTGCCACCCTGGAAAATAAATAGAGGCTTCCCTTCCTTCTTTCCCATTACCAGTACATGAGTGCTGCCATATCTCGTTTGTATGTAATCCCTCCGAATCAGTGAATCAAACTGAGTAAGATACTCTTCATATTGGTTAAGGATCCGTTCTTTTCCTTCCAGGCTCTTATAAATTGTTTTCATTGATTGATGACCTCTTCTTTAATATGACTTAGTTCATGGATAAGGTGCTGCTCGATTCGTGCGGTATCATCCGGGTGAAAGAGATGGGCAGATTTCTCCATCCAAATGAAGCTTTTATTATGGTTCGTTTTCAAAGAGCTAAGATAGTCTTCTGCAAAATGCGCATGAACATGGACATCCTTCCGACCATGGATGAAGGTGACAGGAACTTCCACAGATGTCACGTCTTTTTGCACATCAATATTTGGTATGTTTCGAATGAATTCGTCTGTGTAGATTAGCTTGAACCCGCTGTGAAAAGAATGGATAACATCCGTGAAACTGTAATCCCTGGAGATAAGCATGTTCAGCGACACTTTCGCGAGGCCGGGATGCTTGATCTTCGCGTCATGATAAACCATCGTCCTATACTTCATCTGCCATTTTCGCAGGACACCCCATTGCTTGTAGCCCTTAGTAAATGGCGGATCGCCAACTGCTTCAAGTTCATTCAGTGCTTTGAAATCGCCGCGCCGTTTTGCTTCTTTTTTTGCCCACTCGAGACCTTCACGATCATTTTCAGCCCAGTTGATAATCTGCGAAATCCCGACATAGGAATGGAATTTAACTGGGTATCTTTTTACCAAGTACATGCCGATCAATGTACCGAATGAGTGAGCGGCAAGAAAGATTTTTTCCTGATGAAACGTTTCTCTTAAAAAGTCAGTCAGTTCAGCTGCGTCTGATACGAGTTGATCAAAGGTCATCGATGCTTGAGGAATATCTTTGTGATAGGATTTGCCCGTGCCGCGCTGGTCCCAAAAGACAACGGTAAAGTGCTTGACAAGCTCTTTTGTGTTGGTGGCGACAGTATAGTTTTTCCCTCTGGAAGAGACACCAGGCAGGGGCATGGAAGGACCGCCGTGCAAAAACAGCAGCACCGGGTTCTTAGGTGAGTAGGACTGGATGAGGATACTCTGCTGGATGCCGCCGAGTGTTATCGTATCCATTCGGTCGATTCCGTCTTCTGGAATATGAAAATCAGGCTTAGGAGAGAAGAAGCCCATTACATCACCTCGTTCGATATACTAGAAATGTAGATTCAATCTGTTTATATATA belongs to Mesobacillus subterraneus and includes:
- a CDS encoding alpha/beta fold hydrolase, with amino-acid sequence MGFFSPKPDFHIPEDGIDRMDTITLGGIQQSILIQSYSPKNPVLLFLHGGPSMPLPGVSSRGKNYTVATNTKELVKHFTVVFWDQRGTGKSYHKDIPQASMTFDQLVSDAAELTDFLRETFHQEKIFLAAHSFGTLIGMYLVKRYPVKFHSYVGISQIINWAENDREGLEWAKKEAKRRGDFKALNELEAVGDPPFTKGYKQWGVLRKWQMKYRTMVYHDAKIKHPGLAKVSLNMLISRDYSFTDVIHSFHSGFKLIYTDEFIRNIPNIDVQKDVTSVEVPVTFIHGRKDVHVHAHFAEDYLSSLKTNHNKSFIWMEKSAHLFHPDDTARIEQHLIHELSHIKEEVINQ
- a CDS encoding alpha/beta fold hydrolase, which produces MKTIYKSLEGKERILNQYEEYLTQFDSLIRRDYIQTRYGSTHVLVMGKKEGKPLFIFQGGNCINPVTLSWFKGLLGEYKVYAPDTIGHPGYSDETRISASDSSFAEWIADLMDHYRIEKCGFIGPSYGGGIILRLAAFMPERIQCAILVAPAGICLGSKMKMIKEILVPMIFYKMNGSVKSLRKIADVMSSNSMKQLDESIIGNIFKHTTLEQEMPKLTVANELRDYTAPTLVITGTEDVFFPGNKISQKTEGLLGEQLELKQYQMGHFPSTAHLEIIDIDIKEFLKNHY